TAGAATAGCCACCCGCAACAGCGGGTTTATCGATCCGGAATCCGTCGAGTCTTACATTGCCGTCGGCGGCTACCAGGCTCTGGGCAAATGCCTGTCCAAAATGAAGCCTGCCGACGTTATCGAACTGATGAAAAACAGCGGTCTGCGCGGCCGTGGCGGCGCAGGTTTCCCCACCGGTGTAAAATGGGGTTTTGCCGCCAAGTACGAGTCCGACATCAAGCATGTCGTATGTAACGCCGACGAAGGTGACCCGGGGGCATTCATGGACCGCGCGGTTCTCGAAGGCGACCCGCACAGCGTTCTCGAAGCTATGGCCATTGGCGCTTACGCCATCGGCGGCAACAAAGGCACCATCTACATCCGTGCCGAGTACCCGCTGGCCATTGCCCGTCTGAAAATGGCCATCGAGCAGGCCAAGGAAATGGGCGTGCTGGGCGACAACATCATGGGCACCGATTTCTGTTTCGACCTCGAGTTGAAATACGGCGCCGGTGCGTTTGTCTGTGGCGAGGAAACCGCCCTGATCAACTCCATGGAAGGTAACCGCGGCGAGCCTTACACCAAGCCTCCTTTCCCTGCTGAAGCCGGTTACTGGAACAAGCCGACCATCGTGAACAACGTCGAGACCCTGGCCAACATCCCGGCCATCATCATGAAGGGCGCTGACTGGTTCAACAAGATCGGTACCGAAACTTCCAAGGGCACCAAGGTTTTCTGTATCTGCGGTAAGATCGCCAATGTCGGTCTGATCGAGGTTCCCATGGGAACCACCCTGAAAGAAGTTATCTACGATATCGGCGGCGGTATCCCCGGCGGCAAGGAATTTAAAGCCGTTCAGACCGGTGGACCTTCCGGCGGTGCTTTGACCTACAAAGACCTCGATGCTCCTATCGACTACGAAAACCTCGTGGCACGCCAGTCGATGATGGGTTCCGGCGGCATGATCGTCATGGACGAAGAAGACTGCATGGTGTCGGTTGCCAAGTTCTTCCTCGACTTCACCATGGACGAAACCTGCGGCAAATGTACGCCCTGCCGGATCGGCTCCAAGCGTATCTACGAACTGCTTGACAAAATCACCATCGGTCAGGGTACCGAGGAAGATCTGGAAAAACTGCGCAGCCTGTCGGTGAACATCAAGGACACCGCTCTGTGTGGCCTGGGCCAGACCATGCCTAACCCGGTATTGTCGACCATGCGCGTGTTCGAAGACGAGTACCGCGCGCACGTCATCGACAAGAAATGTCCTGCCGGCGTTTGCGCCGAACTGCTCGAATACACTGTTGTGGACCAGAAGTGCGTTGGCTGTACCCTGTGCGCCAAAGTCTGCCCGGTTAACTGCATCAGCGGTAAGCCGAAAGAAGTCCATGTCATCGACCAGGCTGCATGTATCAAGTGCGGCGCATGTCTGGACAAGTGTAAGTTCGACGCCATCATCAAACAGTAACGAAAGGAGACATTCCAGATGTCTATGATGAATATAACCATCGATGGTAAAGCTACTCAGGTGCCGGCGGGTAGCACCATACTGGACGCGGCCAAAAAGCTTGACGTCCACATCCCCACCCTGTGTTTCCTGCAGATGGACGAAATGAAATTCAACAACATGACGGCTTCCTGCCGTATCTGTGTTGTTGAAGTGGAAAAACGCCGCAATCTGGCTCCCGCTTGCGCTACTCCGGTCATGGACGGCATGGTTGTCAAAACCAACACCATCCGCGTTCTCAATGCCCGTCGCAGCGTTCTCGAGCTGATGCTTTCCGACCATCCCAAGGACTGCCTGGTATGCGCCAAGTCCGGCAACTGCGAACTGCAGGATCTGGCCGAAGCTTTCGATATTCGCGAAATCGGCGTTTCAGGAGCCATGTCCACCTATCGCCGGGACGCATCCCCGGCCATCATCCGCGATATGGACAAATGTATCCTGTGCCGTCGCTGCGAAACCATGTGTAACGATGTTCAGACTTGCGGCATTCTTTCAGGTGTAGACAGGGGGTTTAATGCCGTGGTCGCTCCTCCGTTTGAGATGAATCTGGAAGATTCCGCCTGTACCTTCTGCGGGCAATGTGCGGCCGTTTGTCCGGTAGGCGCACTTGTTGAGCGTGATCATACTTGGGATGTCGTTACCGCTCTTGCTGATCCTGAAAAAGTAACCGTGGTGCAGACGGCACCGGCAGTACGGGCCGCCCTTGGGGAGGAGTTTGGAATCGAAGCCGGAACTTCCGTGACCGGAAAGATGGTTGCGGCATTACGGCAAATAGGTTTCGACCACGTATTCGACACCGACTTCGCGGCCGACCTCACTATCATGGAAGAAGGTTCCGAATTCCTCGATCGTTTGACGCGGCATCTCGATGGCGACACGTCAGTCAAGTTGCCCATCATGACTTCGTGCTGCCCTGCGTGGGTAAAGTTTTTCGAGCATCAATTCCCCGACCTCCTCGATGTTCCTTCGACCGCTAAATCGCCGATGCAGATGTTCGGTGCCGTCGCCAAGTCTTATTACGCAGAACTTCTCGGTATCCCCCGCGAAAAGATGGTTGTGGTCTCGATCATGCCTTGCCTTGCCAAAAAATACGAATGTTCCCGGCCGGAATTTATGGTCGATGGGAATCCTGACGTGGATATTACCCTTTCGACCCGTGAGTTGGCGCGTTTGATTAAACTGATGAATATCGAATTCAACGCCTTGCCCGATGAGGATTTTGATGCTCCTCTGGGCTATTCGACCGGTGCTGCCGTCATTTTCGGTGTTACCGGCGGCGTTATCGAAGCCGCCTTGCGAACCGCCTATGAACTGCATACGGGAGAAAAACTGGACAAAGTAGACTTTGAAGATGTTCGCGGCATGGATGGCGTTAAATCCGCGAAGGTACAGGTTGGCTCTCATACCTTGAACATAGGCGTTGCACATAAACTCGGAAATGCACGGAAACTTCTCGAAGAAATCCGGGAAGGCAAGTCCCAATATCATGCGATTGAAATCATGTCGTGCCCGGGTGGGTGTATCGGCGGTGGCGGCCAACCTTACCACCATGGCGATGTCGAACTCCTCAAAAAGCGTACGGCGGCGATCTATGACGAGGATTTGGCCAAACCGGAAAGAAAGTCCCACGAAAACCCCTATATCGTTGAACTGTATGAAAAGTATCTGGGGAAACCGCTCAGTGAAAAAGCGCACCACTTACTGCATACCCATTATTTCAAGAGATCCAAGTTTTAGGAAAAGGAGTGCTGAAGTTCCCACTTTAAAGTGGGAACTTCAGGCGCTCAAAAGGATTGCGGTAAGGGTTTAAATGAAGGGGCAAAACGACATGAGCTTATCGGATCGTCAGGAAGGGCGGACCCCTGAAAAAATATTGTGTGAGGTGATTCATCTATGCGCCGATTGCGACGCTTGTCGTGACATGATGGGGGAGGATTGCGCTTTTTTTATTGAACTTTATCGCCTGAACGACCAGAAACGGGAAAGTGGTATACCCATCAGCGAAAAACAGCTACGTTACCTGGCCGAACTCTGCACTTTCTGCGGCCTGTGTCCCTGTCCGCAGGTACCGATGGATGTGATGGAGGCAAAAAGCCTCTATGTCGACAAGGAAGGCATGGCCCTGGCAACCCGTCTTCTCAGCGATGTTCCATTCATGGCCCGTCTTTGCGGAACTTTTCCCAGGCTATCTCAGGCTTTGCAATCGAATCGATTCACCGGAGCAGTGTTACGAAAGGCGGTCCGCATTCATTCCGACCGGAACCTGCCGGTCTTTCCCAAAGATGATTTTTTCCGTTGGGCGGCAAAGCATGGTCTTGATCGCCCGCAAGACGGTAATAACCGCGTTGCCTATTTTGCCGGTTGTACCGCAGGTTACCTGTTTCCGGCCATAGCCCGCAGCGTCGTTGAGATATTGCAGCATCATGGCGCAACGGTATATGTACCCCCTCAGCAATGCTGTGGCATGCCGTATCTTGTGGAAGGCGACCGTAAGCGTACCCTGGGACTGGCTCGGGCCAATATGGATGGCTTGCTAGGAACTCTCCGGGATGGCTATGAACTGGTCTATTCTTGCCCGACCTGCGGTTACTTTTTAAAAAACCTACTCAAGGACCGGGCTTACTACTCCGGAATGTATCAACAATCGGTCGATGCCAGGGATGGAGAAATCAAGGTTCCCGCGCC
This DNA window, taken from Syntrophotalea carbinolica DSM 2380, encodes the following:
- a CDS encoding NADH-ubiquinone oxidoreductase-F iron-sulfur binding region domain-containing protein, which translates into the protein MATQLRIATRNSGFIDPESVESYIAVGGYQALGKCLSKMKPADVIELMKNSGLRGRGGAGFPTGVKWGFAAKYESDIKHVVCNADEGDPGAFMDRAVLEGDPHSVLEAMAIGAYAIGGNKGTIYIRAEYPLAIARLKMAIEQAKEMGVLGDNIMGTDFCFDLELKYGAGAFVCGEETALINSMEGNRGEPYTKPPFPAEAGYWNKPTIVNNVETLANIPAIIMKGADWFNKIGTETSKGTKVFCICGKIANVGLIEVPMGTTLKEVIYDIGGGIPGGKEFKAVQTGGPSGGALTYKDLDAPIDYENLVARQSMMGSGGMIVMDEEDCMVSVAKFFLDFTMDETCGKCTPCRIGSKRIYELLDKITIGQGTEEDLEKLRSLSVNIKDTALCGLGQTMPNPVLSTMRVFEDEYRAHVIDKKCPAGVCAELLEYTVVDQKCVGCTLCAKVCPVNCISGKPKEVHVIDQAACIKCGACLDKCKFDAIIKQ
- a CDS encoding NADH-dependent [FeFe] hydrogenase, group A6, producing the protein MSMMNITIDGKATQVPAGSTILDAAKKLDVHIPTLCFLQMDEMKFNNMTASCRICVVEVEKRRNLAPACATPVMDGMVVKTNTIRVLNARRSVLELMLSDHPKDCLVCAKSGNCELQDLAEAFDIREIGVSGAMSTYRRDASPAIIRDMDKCILCRRCETMCNDVQTCGILSGVDRGFNAVVAPPFEMNLEDSACTFCGQCAAVCPVGALVERDHTWDVVTALADPEKVTVVQTAPAVRAALGEEFGIEAGTSVTGKMVAALRQIGFDHVFDTDFAADLTIMEEGSEFLDRLTRHLDGDTSVKLPIMTSCCPAWVKFFEHQFPDLLDVPSTAKSPMQMFGAVAKSYYAELLGIPREKMVVVSIMPCLAKKYECSRPEFMVDGNPDVDITLSTRELARLIKLMNIEFNALPDEDFDAPLGYSTGAAVIFGVTGGVIEAALRTAYELHTGEKLDKVDFEDVRGMDGVKSAKVQVGSHTLNIGVAHKLGNARKLLEEIREGKSQYHAIEIMSCPGGCIGGGGQPYHHGDVELLKKRTAAIYDEDLAKPERKSHENPYIVELYEKYLGKPLSEKAHHLLHTHYFKRSKF
- a CDS encoding heterodisulfide reductase-related iron-sulfur binding cluster, with the translated sequence MSLSDRQEGRTPEKILCEVIHLCADCDACRDMMGEDCAFFIELYRLNDQKRESGIPISEKQLRYLAELCTFCGLCPCPQVPMDVMEAKSLYVDKEGMALATRLLSDVPFMARLCGTFPRLSQALQSNRFTGAVLRKAVRIHSDRNLPVFPKDDFFRWAAKHGLDRPQDGNNRVAYFAGCTAGYLFPAIARSVVEILQHHGATVYVPPQQCCGMPYLVEGDRKRTLGLARANMDGLLGTLRDGYELVYSCPTCGYFLKNLLKDRAYYSGMYQQSVDARDGEIKVPAPEKGKNQFWTLRKSAYRNILKDDGYFSSINPMERIELSDHLQDFGLFLRRLQANGQLDTDYSRVSGPMVYFAPCHLREQKIGRPYLDLLKMIPGLDIQEIGNDYDCCGMGGVFGFKEHFHQKSLDLGRALMEKIRAQNPRAIVTDCMSCRLQFNHCLPYPVFHPVEVLARAYKGTVEEG